One segment of Gasterosteus aculeatus chromosome 3, fGasAcu3.hap1.1, whole genome shotgun sequence DNA contains the following:
- the dipk1aa gene encoding divergent protein kinase domain 1A isoform X1, producing MAKGLFPRAWVKKSFYFQARVSFVRVKYLFLTWLTVLVGSWVLYVQYSAYTELCRGHECRNAICDNYRKGIIDGSACSSLCDKDTLYMSRCLSTLPNNQVYTGSWGDHDGIVRCRLGEVTHYELGEEPEPRREAPVFDKPTRGTSVEKFREMVFNHLKSKLGEQANLAGLVGQILSVADGNKDGRVSLPEARSTWALLQMDEVLLGLLLQDRGHTPRLLGYCGDLYMTERVPYGPLYGLSLPWPLAGWVPSGVQRTVDQWFTPSWPRKAKISMGLLELVEDVFHGTYGSFLICDFAAAHFGYTDRHELRLTNARAVVPEAAFRRAMRARTCEADADCVYGVDCHTSCDVAEKRCRGEPLRPNLAKACGTLKDYLLRGAPSGLREELERQLYACMALRGNAGQMNMEHSLILNNLKALLWRQISHTKDS from the exons GCTCGGGTCTCCTTTGTACGGGTGAAGTACCTGTTCCTTACGTGGCTGACGGTGCTGGTTGGGAGCTGGGTGCTCTATGTGCAATACTCTGCCTACACGGAGCTGTGCAGAGGACACGAGTGCAGGAACGCCATT TGTGATAACTACAGGAAGGGAATCATTGACGGATCCGCCTGCAGCAGTCTGTGTGACAAAGACACGCTCTACATGAGCCGCTGTCTGTCAACACTGCCCAACAACCAA GTGTACACAGGAAGCTGGGGAGACCACGATGGGATCGTCCGCTGTAGATTGGGGGAGGTCACGCACTACGAGCTGGGCGAGGAGCCGGAGCCGCGGAGAGAAGCCCCCGTGTTCGACAAGCCCACCAGAGGCACATCGGTGGAGAAGTTCAGAGAGATGGTCTTCAATCACCTCAAG TCCAAGCTGGGAGAGCAGGCCAATCTCGCCGGCCTCGTCGGCCAGATCCTCTCCGTCGCCGATGGCAACAAGGACGGACGAGTGTCGCTGCCAGAAGCTCGTTCTACGTGGGCCCTCCTGCAGATGGATGAG GTGCTGCTGGGTCTGCTGCTCCAGGACCGTGGACACACCCCGCGCCTCCTCGGCTACTGCGGGGACCTGTACATGACGGAGCGAGTCCCCTACGGGCCCCTGTACGGCCTGTCTCTGCCCTGGCCGCTGGCCGGGTGGGTGCCCAGCGGCGTGCAGCGCACCGTGGACCAGTGGTTCACCCCCTCGTGGCCCCGGAAGGCCAAGATCTCCATGGGCCtcctggagctggtggaggacgtCTTCCACGGCACCTACGGCAGCTTCCTGATCTGCGACTTCGCCGCGGCGCACTTCGGCTACACCGACCGCCACGAGCTCCGTCTGACGAACGCCCGCGCGGTGGTCCCCGAGGCCGCGTTCAGACGCGCCATGCGGGCGCGGACGTGCGAGGCCGACGCCGACTGCGTGTACGGGGTCGACTGTCACACATCCTGCGACGTGGCGGAGAAGCGGTGCAGGGGGGAGCCGCTTCGGCCGAACTTGGCCAAGGCGTGCGGCACGCTGAAGGACTACCTGCTGCGCGGGGCGCCGTCAGGCCTGAGGGAGGAGCTCGAGAGGCAGCTGTACGCCTGCATGGCTCTGAGGGGAAACGCCGGACAGATGAACATGGAGCACTCGCTTATTCTCAACAACTTGAAAGCGCTGCTGTGGAGACAGATCTCGCACACCAAAGACTCGTGA
- the dipk1aa gene encoding divergent protein kinase domain 1A isoform X2 has product MAHLDLAWGSLARVSFVRVKYLFLTWLTVLVGSWVLYVQYSAYTELCRGHECRNAICDNYRKGIIDGSACSSLCDKDTLYMSRCLSTLPNNQVYTGSWGDHDGIVRCRLGEVTHYELGEEPEPRREAPVFDKPTRGTSVEKFREMVFNHLKSKLGEQANLAGLVGQILSVADGNKDGRVSLPEARSTWALLQMDEVLLGLLLQDRGHTPRLLGYCGDLYMTERVPYGPLYGLSLPWPLAGWVPSGVQRTVDQWFTPSWPRKAKISMGLLELVEDVFHGTYGSFLICDFAAAHFGYTDRHELRLTNARAVVPEAAFRRAMRARTCEADADCVYGVDCHTSCDVAEKRCRGEPLRPNLAKACGTLKDYLLRGAPSGLREELERQLYACMALRGNAGQMNMEHSLILNNLKALLWRQISHTKDS; this is encoded by the exons GCTCGGGTCTCCTTTGTACGGGTGAAGTACCTGTTCCTTACGTGGCTGACGGTGCTGGTTGGGAGCTGGGTGCTCTATGTGCAATACTCTGCCTACACGGAGCTGTGCAGAGGACACGAGTGCAGGAACGCCATT TGTGATAACTACAGGAAGGGAATCATTGACGGATCCGCCTGCAGCAGTCTGTGTGACAAAGACACGCTCTACATGAGCCGCTGTCTGTCAACACTGCCCAACAACCAA GTGTACACAGGAAGCTGGGGAGACCACGATGGGATCGTCCGCTGTAGATTGGGGGAGGTCACGCACTACGAGCTGGGCGAGGAGCCGGAGCCGCGGAGAGAAGCCCCCGTGTTCGACAAGCCCACCAGAGGCACATCGGTGGAGAAGTTCAGAGAGATGGTCTTCAATCACCTCAAG TCCAAGCTGGGAGAGCAGGCCAATCTCGCCGGCCTCGTCGGCCAGATCCTCTCCGTCGCCGATGGCAACAAGGACGGACGAGTGTCGCTGCCAGAAGCTCGTTCTACGTGGGCCCTCCTGCAGATGGATGAG GTGCTGCTGGGTCTGCTGCTCCAGGACCGTGGACACACCCCGCGCCTCCTCGGCTACTGCGGGGACCTGTACATGACGGAGCGAGTCCCCTACGGGCCCCTGTACGGCCTGTCTCTGCCCTGGCCGCTGGCCGGGTGGGTGCCCAGCGGCGTGCAGCGCACCGTGGACCAGTGGTTCACCCCCTCGTGGCCCCGGAAGGCCAAGATCTCCATGGGCCtcctggagctggtggaggacgtCTTCCACGGCACCTACGGCAGCTTCCTGATCTGCGACTTCGCCGCGGCGCACTTCGGCTACACCGACCGCCACGAGCTCCGTCTGACGAACGCCCGCGCGGTGGTCCCCGAGGCCGCGTTCAGACGCGCCATGCGGGCGCGGACGTGCGAGGCCGACGCCGACTGCGTGTACGGGGTCGACTGTCACACATCCTGCGACGTGGCGGAGAAGCGGTGCAGGGGGGAGCCGCTTCGGCCGAACTTGGCCAAGGCGTGCGGCACGCTGAAGGACTACCTGCTGCGCGGGGCGCCGTCAGGCCTGAGGGAGGAGCTCGAGAGGCAGCTGTACGCCTGCATGGCTCTGAGGGGAAACGCCGGACAGATGAACATGGAGCACTCGCTTATTCTCAACAACTTGAAAGCGCTGCTGTGGAGACAGATCTCGCACACCAAAGACTCGTGA
- the rpl5a gene encoding 60S ribosomal protein L5a: MGFVKVVKNKSYFRRYQVKFRRRREGKTDFFARKRLVVQDKNKYNTPKYRMIVRLSNRDICCQIAYAKIEGDQIVCASYSHELPNYGIAVGLTNYAAAYCTGLLLARRLLHKFGMDQVYEGQVEVTGEEFNVESIDGQPSAFTCYLDAGLTRTTTGNKVFGALKGAVDGGLAIPHSLKRFPGYDTESKDFSADVHRKHIMGMNVADYMSYLMEEDEDAYKKQFSRFIKNGVTPDAVEEMYKKAHAAIRANPAHVKKPTKDIKKKRWNRAKLSLAQRKDRVAQKKASFLRAQEQEAGDG, from the exons ATG GGTTTCGTCAAAGTGGTTAAAAACAAGTCCTACTTCCGGAGGTATCAAGTGAAATTCAGGAGGCGACGAG AGGGAAAAACCGACTTCTTCGCCCGGAAGCGCCTCGTTGTGCAGGACAAAAACAAGTACAACACGCCGAAGTACCGCATGATCGTCCGGCTGTCCAACCGGGACATCTGCTGTCAG ATTGCCTACGCAAAGATTGAAGGAGACCAGATTGTGTGTGCGTCCTACTCCCACGAGCTCCCCAACTACGGCATCGCAGTAGGCCTCACGAACTACGCTGCGGCCTACTGCACCGGGCTGCTGCTGGCCCGCAGG CTGCTGCACAAGTTCGGCATGGACCAGGTGTACGAGGgccaggtggaggtgacgggagAGGAGTTCAACGTGGAGAGCATTGACGGACAGCCGAGTGCCTTCACCTGTTACCTGGACGCGGGCCTCACCAGAACCACCACGGGGAACAAGGTGTTCGGAGCGCTGAAGGGGGCAGTAGACGGAGGACTGGCAATTCCCCACAG TCTAAAACGATTCCCCGGCTACGACACAGAGAGCAAAGACTTCAGCGCGGATGTGCATCGGAAACACATCATGGGCATGAACGTGGCCGACTACATGTCGTATctgatggaggaggacgaggacgcctACAAGAAACAGTTCTCCCGCTTCATCAAGAACGGAGTCACGCCAGACGCA gTTGAGGAAATGTACAAAAAAGCACACGCAGCCATTCGAGCAAACCCAGCCCACGTAAAGAAACCCACAAAAGACATCAAAAAGAAGAG GTGGAATCGCGCCAAGTTGTCTCTGGCACAGAGGAAGGACCGCGTCGCCCAGAAAAAAGCCAGCTTCTTAAGAGCACAAGAACAAGAGGCAGGGGACGGTTAG